The DNA sequence AGCCGCTGCCGCAGGCTGCGCTCGCGTGCGCAGCAGGCGCAAGATCTTGAGATCGCCGGGGAGCCCCTGCGGGACTCCAGCGCAGCCTGGCGGCAGCGGCTACGCCAATCGCGGTACGCCGAACTCATGTAGCCGCTGCCGAAGGCTGCGCTCGCGTGCGCAGCAGACGCAAGATCTTGAGATCGCCGGGGAGCCCCTGCGGGACTCCAGCGCAGCCTGGCGGCAGCGGCTACGCCGACCGTGGTGAGCCAAACTCATGTAGCCGCTGCCGCCGGCTGCGCTCGCGTGCGCAGCAGACGCAAGATCTTGAGATCGCCGGGGAGCCCCTGCGGGACTCCAGCGCAGCCTGGCGGCAGCGGCTACATCCGAGCTGATCCGCAACCTGACCAGTTCTATGCCTATGAATCCTCGGACTGGGAACAGGAGGACGTGGAGGTCGACGGTCGCTTCTACATCCACGACGCCCACCTGGCGCGCTATTGGCAGGAGCCGCAGTGGAGCGCCAACCTGATTCTGGTCGACGGCTTCATTGCCGGCTTCCTGCTGATCGAGCGAAGCGAGTTGCCGGGGCTGCAAGCCCTGGAGCTGGCGGACCTGTTCATTCTGAAGAAATACCGCCGACTGGGCATCGGCCGGGCCCTGGCCACGCAGGTGCTAACGAGCGGGGAGCATGCCTGGCTGGTACGGTTCTACCAACAGGATGAAACGGCCCGGTCGTTCTGGCGCGCAGTGCTGGACGACCTGCCTCGGCCGGTGCATAGCATCGAGCCGGATGACGACCCGCAATTGTTGAGCTTCCTGGTGACACCGGCAATCCATTGAGCGTGCTCGGGGCTGTTTGCGCTTCGCACACCCGCCATTTCCCGAGGCCCCGGCCATGGCGAACGGAGGTTGTGCGACTGATCCGCACTTTTTCAACCCACCCGCCACTTCCGCTGCAATCGGCGTACATCTAAAGTCAGAGAGCACCTTCAGGGGACTCCAGGTCCCGTTGATATCGCCCCGCCGAGCCCTATCGCCGGCAACCTGACAGGAACATTCCGTTCAAGGTCAATGCAGGCGATCTTCCTGACAGTTCTCTCGCCCCCATGCTCTGAAAAAAAGAGTGGTCGTAGAGCGACTTTATACGCAGAACTGCGATCAGCAACAAGCCAGAAGACTTCTACAAAAACAAATAGTTTTAGTCGTCCCATAAAGAAAGTCATCCTACCTTAAGTTCAGATATTTCAATCATTGGCCAAAAACCAAACCCTCGATGCGCGCAACACAACCAAGAAACAACCTACGCATTTCTCGGATCCATTACCAAACACCATTCGCTAACATGCAGATACTTGCTCAAGCGCTTAATTTTTCGCAGCCGGCGCCGAGCAAGCAACGCATAAAAAATAATACTCAACAAGCAACCTTTGCGCTCGAACATCGAGCCTAAACCATTCGCTCTCTAAGTAGCTTGACACTGAGCAATGTCACGGAGAACAAATATGTGTGGCCGTAAGGTACATGAAATTCCAGCAATCCACATTGGTGCTCAGCCACCACCCGGTATAGACCCCATAGGGGGAGGTTTCAGCCAAACTTCAAAAATATTTCAAAACAACAGTCACTTCGGCTTCCAGCCGGCAGTCGGAATGGTTTTGCACAAACTACGGAACACCGTCAAGGCATTGGCAGAGGAGTATAAAGCCCTATCCAACCAACTACCGCAAACCATTGAGTATGAACTGGCCGCAACAAGGCTTGAGGGCCAAACCAACCCGCTTCCGCCCGCTGAATCAATCATTCGCGAGTTGGGCGTGCGTAACAAACTATTGCTTCGTAAGACCGCTGAGTTCCATAACAAAACGGCTATCGCCAATGGATTTTATGGCTCCGATCCCATTAACACGCCGTTGCAGATGTTCTACAAAAAAGCCCTGACCATGGAGAAGAGGGTGGGGCCGGACGGCATAGCAATGCGGGCGTGGCAAAAATCTTACAGAGCGGCTCACGATGCTCGACTGCTCTCTCAAACCATCCAGTTGCTTAACCAGCAATCCGTCAATGTGCAGAACCGCCTCCGCGTTGTGCAGGCAGAAGATCAGGCACGATTGGCGGTGGAGCGGGAAGCGCAGCGGGCAGCCGCTGAACAAGCTCGTATTGCAGCAGAGGCTGAAGTTAAACGACTAGCCGCTGAAAAAGCTCGTATTGCAGCAGAAGCTGAAGCTCAACGACTAGCCGCTGAAAAAGCTCGTATTGCAGCAGAAGCTGAAGCTCAACGATTAGCCGCTGAACAAGCTCGTATTGCAGCAGAAGCTGAAGCTCAACGATTAGCCGCTGAACAAGCTCTTATTGCAGCAGAAGCTGAAGCTCAACGATTAGCCGCTGAACAAGCTCGTGTTGCAGCAGAAGCTGAAGCTCAACGATTAGCCGCTGAACAAGCTCGTGTTGCAGCAGAAGCTGAAGCTCAACGACTAGCCGCTGAACAAGCTCGTGTTGCAGCAGAAGCTGAAACCCAACGAGTAGCCGCCGCCGAACAGGCTCGACTTGAGGCACTGGCTGAAGATCAGGCCCGTCCGCAGCCCCGCACTTTCGCTAACAGTGGGTCAATGGCGGCCGTCGGTCCGGTTTTTACCGCCACGACCGGAAGCGTCATCACCAATACCGCTACATCATTAGCGCTCAGGAACGCACTGCGCGCAGCAGTATCCGCCGCAATCGGAGCGCTCGTCACCGCGGCAACACCCGTTATTGTGGGGTTCGCCGCACTGCTTGCGCCATCGAGACTGGGTAACAGCGATCTCTATTCTGTGAGTGTTCCGCTGTCAGAACTCGCGCCTGACTTAACCGAAGACCTGCACGGACTCGCAGCGGTCCAGGGAGAGGTCAACCTGAGAGTGTCCCTGGGTTCACGGAGGATTGGCAACCAGACGCAGATCGTAGTCGCCACCACAGACGGTGTATCGGTACCTTCCACCGTACCTGTCCGACTCGCACAGTTTGACCCACAAAAGAAAGTCTACGTTTCCACCAGCACTGGCCCCCAATCCGTCACCACGACCTGGACGCCGGTGGTGGAGTCGCCCCCCCGATCGACCGAGTCTCCGGCGGCCGAAACTGACTTGCCGGTATATGAAGGCGCTACCGCCACCCCTGACGAAGGACGAATCGATACTTTTCCACAGCTGGATCAATTCAGCTTTGGTGGTTTCATCACCGTATTTCCTGCGGAGTCGGGCATTCCGCCTCTCTATGTCGTATTTAACAGTCCGTACGATGGCGCCACTGCCACGGGGGAGCACAGTGGACGCGACTTCAATCCGGATCAGGCAGGTGGACCGATAGTTGAACTGGACTGGAAGACCGCAATGATCACCCAGGAAGGGATTGACGCAGTCAAGTTACATACTGCTCGACTCGATCAATCTGACGCCAACGACATAATGATTGAACGTCTTGAAAAAATCCTGAAAGGCGATTTGGATATAACTGATACGGATCGACGCTACTACACTCATGAAATCAGGGAGCTTGAAAGATTTCGGGGGATGGGGCTCAGCGATGACTTCAAACCCCAAAATGGCTCCTCAGCCTGGAATAATGCTCATACAGCTACGCTGGAAGACTACAAACTCAACGGCGACGAGATGTTGCTGTACTCTAACGAAGCAATACAAGCAGGGGACAAGCAGATAAACCGCATATATGAGCAACTGCTAAAAGGAGTATTTGAATGAACACTATCGAGCAAATTGTAAGAAATGAGCCGATTGCAGATGTCGTTTCAGTTTTCGGAGTTGGGCTCGCCTACCCATCGCTCGATAGAATGTTCGGTAAGTATCGGTTTGAAGTCATAGCAAATGGCGAACTGCTGAAAACCTATGCAAAGCTTTTTGAAGAGGGCGTACTGGCTAACGGCGACGGCCCGATAGCCATCAAAGGCCCAAACTGGAAAGAACCAAAGTTCGTGACAGAAAAAAGATACGTCTAAGGAAGGTCTAAAGTAGCCACCGTGGGTGAACGGGGAAAATTTGAGATTCACCCGACGGTAAGCCTGGATTAAAATCCACATAATCTGAGTAAAACTCAATAACAAACAGCGCTCCGCTACCTGCGTCACACTGGTAGCGTAGGGTGCTGGCAATTTAGGTGCCACCCAAAATGACTAAGCAAGGAACGTAATATGGCCATTAAAAATTTTTCCGAATATACCGAAAAAGAGTTTTTACTGCTCGTCAAAAAAATCTGTAATTCAGAATTTACAACAGAAGACGAACAAATACAGGCCGTGCTTGATTTTGAGCAGCTGACCGAGCACCCCGACGGCTCTGATTTAATTTATTATGCGCCGTCAGAGCAAGAAGCAACTCCAGAAGTCATTCTCGCAAAAATCAAGGAGTGGCGTGCCGCTAACGGCAAGCCGGGATTCAAGCCCATACAACCTGAGTAAAGTCCAATAACACCCAGCACTCCGCTACCGGCCTCATATAGGTAGCGGAGTCGTTCAGAAGTGTAACGCAATACCAACGAAAATCCGGACTCCTCAATGCCCAAAACCGGGCAATACCAAGCAGGTGCCCAGGCCAATCAGCGCCGTGCCTATGACTTTGTCGACCACACCCTGTTTCTCCAGCATGCGTCTATGCAGTATTTCAGCAGAGAAGAACACCGCAACGAAACTGAACCACACCCAATGAAAGAACGACATGAACAACCCATAGGAAAAGTTGGCCGCCATCGAGCTGCCGGCCTGGACCACTTGGGTGTAGGTGGCGACCAAAAAGAGCATGGTCTTTGGATTCAACGCGTTGGTCAGAAAACCGGTACTAAACGCCTTCCACAGAGTCGGTACATGACCGTTGGCGCTACCCAGTGTCAAGGTGGTGGTGTTGATCAGGGATTTGATGCCCAGGTAGATCAGGTATCCCGCCCCCAGGAATTTCATCGCCATGAACAGGGGCGGTGAGTGGGTGATGACCACGGCAATGCCCAACACCGTATAAAACACATGCACCTGAACACCGCAGGCGATACCCAATGCAGCCATCAGGCCGCTGCGGCGCCCGTAGGCGTAACTGTTGCGCGTAACCATGGCAAAGTCGGGGCCAGGGCTGATGACGGCCAGAATGGTAACGGCCGCAACCGCCAGTAGTTCGTTCATGAATAGGCTCCGCAGGGCACGGCTAACCGTGCCGCAGTTAAGACGCTATGCCAGGCGTATTTTTGCGCTACGCCTGATCACAGATTGTTGATGACATACCTCTAGCATCGCCACGCACAGATACTGCGGGCTGCGGCCATGATGGAGATTTGCTAGCGGGTGAAAAAGCGATTTATAGTCGCGTAAATCTGTGAGAAATCATCGTCTATATGAGCCTCCCGCCGCTTGCCGCCTTTCGCTTTTTCAACGTCGCAGCGCAAACCCAGAGCTTTGTCCGGGCAGCCGAGTTGCTGCACGTGACCCACGGCGCCGTCAGCCGCCAGGTGCGCTTGCTGGAAGAGGCGTTGGGGGTTGAGCTGTTCGAGCGGCGCAACCGGGCCATTTTTCTCAACCACGCCGGGCGTACGCTCTACAACGTCACGGGCCCGATGTTCGAGCAATTGCAAAGCACCGTTTACCGGTTGCAGCAGGAGTCGCGCGAAGACGTGCTGGTGTTGTCCTGCGAGCCGACCATCGCCATGAAATGGCTGATCCCGCGCCTGCCGGACTTTCACCAAAAGCACCCTCATTTGCAGGTCCAGTTGCTGGCAGCGGGCGGCCCCATCGATTTCACCCGGTCTGGCGCCGACTTGGCCATTCGGCGTGATGACTTTCACTGGGACGAGTCGGTGCACAGCGTGAAGATCTGTGACGAGTGGATCGGCCCTGTCTGCACAGCCGTCGCACGGCCGCCCGCTGACCTGCTCGACGGCGCGCGATTGCTGTACAGCAAGACGCGGCCCATGGCGTGGGACAACTGGCTGCGCTTGCAGAATCTGTCAGCGCGTGACGCCCTCAAGGCCGAGTACGAGCACTTCTACTTGTGCGTGCAGGCAGCAGCTGCGGGGCTGGGGATTGCCATGGCGTCGTTTCTTATGGTGCAGGACGAGCGGGAGTCGGGCCAGTTGCTGGCACCCTGGGGCTTTGTCCAGGACGGCTCGGGCTATTGCCTGTTATCACCGAGACCCTTCGACGAAAGCCCCAAATGCATCACGTTCCAGCAGTGGATTGCCAGGCAGGCGATGCTGAGTATCGAGCAGCTCAATCGCCAGGGCTGACGATGCCGAGCGCTCAAGCACTCATATGTGAAATCACCCCATTCAGGCCGACAGACAACTGGTGCAGATCCTCGCTCGCCACTTGCGTACGCTGCACGTTGCCCTCGTTGGTGGTCGCGATGGCGGTGATTTCCGTCAGGTTGCGCGAGATGTCTTCGGCCACCGACGTTTGTTCTTCGGCCGCTGTCGCAATCTGCCGATTCATGTCGCGAATCGCTTCGACCGCTGCAGTAATGCGCTCCAACGACTGGCCTGCCTGGGTGACCTGGTCCACGCTTTGCTGGCTGCGAGACTGACCACTTTCAATGGCGTTCGCCGCGTCGACAGCGCCGGTCTGCACTGAATTGATGATCTGGTGGATTTCAGCGGTGGAGGCTGCAGTGCGTTGTGCCAGGGTCCGCACTTCGTCCGCCACCACCGCGAACCCTCGTCCGGCATCGCCGGCGCGCGCCGCTTCGATGGCGGCGTTGAGTGCCAGCAGGTTGGTTTGCTCGGCAATGCCACGGATGACTTCCAGAACCTTGCCGATGCGGCCGCTGTCGCTTTCAAGGCGGCGGATCACCTCGGCGGTGTTGCGGATTTCATCGCGCATCGCGGTAATGGAGTGGATCGTTGCGCTCATGACCTTTCCTCCCTCCTGCGAGCTGCGGTCAGCCTCATCGGCAGCCTCTGCCGCCTGCACCGCGTGACGCGCCACTTCCAGCGCGGTCGCGGACATTTCAGTCATGGCCGTCGCCACCTGGTCGGTACGGTCGAACTGTTCGCGGGTGCCTTGCGCCATCAGCGCAGCGATGGCCTTCAGTTCGCTGCCGGCCGTGTCCAGATGGGTGGTGCTGGACTTAAGGCGCGTGAAAGTTTCAGAAAGAAAATCACGCAGCGTGTTAGCTGCCGTCGCCAGGCGTCCCAGTTCATCCTGGCGATCAACGCTGACGCGGTCACGAAAATGTCCCTCGCTCATTTGCGCGACGTAGTCGATGAGCAATCGAATGGGCCCGACAATGTTGCGATTGACCCTCCACAGGGCCAGCGCCCCGACCAGCAACGCGGAGGCCAGTATCACCAGGGCCCCCAGCAAGATGGTTTGTTTGGCGGCATTATCGATCAGCGCCGACTGGCTTTCACTCTGCTTGCGCAAACCGGTCACCAGCTCGTTCATCTGCTCGCTGGCGGCGCGGTCCACGCCCTGGACCGCCTTATCGCCGGTCACCGGATCGCCACCCGATGCGTTGAAGGCATCCAGTCCCTTGCGGTAGGCGACGCCCAGGTTACGGTGCTGGTCGCGTAGCCGGTCGATCTTTTCTTTCACCTGCGATTCAATGCCAGTCAGGGCGCTGAGTTGGCCAAGTGCGTCCTGCACACGCTGTTCCTGATCCTCGAACTGATTCCAGTACTTGTCTCGATCGGCAGGGTTCTTGCCGCGCAACAATACGTTTTTCCATTCTTGCACCTGAACCTTGAATTGCAGGTTGGCCTGGTCGATAAGTTGCGAGGCTTGCAACGGGCCTTCCACCAAGCCCCGGTAGGCCTGCACGCTATTGGAAAGGAAATGGAAGCAGGCCAGCGCGATCACAAGTATCAGCGCCAGGCTACCGCCGAGCAACGCGAGGATCTGAAATCGCAGGGATTTCGACATAAGACAATCTCACCAAAGGGAATGCGGCCGACGGCCGAACAGGTTTCAAAACTCGCCACATCCCTGTGCCGCCGCGCAGGGTAACCGCTGGGCGGAGACAGCCCATGTGATCGGCTGGGAAGTGGCGTTCTTGAGCGGTTTTTGAGGGGAGGGCGACGATCGGTATTTCGGGCTTGGCGCTGCACATTTGTGTGACAATTGATGGTTGGTCAGCGGGTGGTGAGATCGCCGCTGGCACTCATTCCTGGCAGGAGAAGTTCATCCCTATTGGCCAATCTGTTTCACTGCCCATGCTTCTCGAAGCGGCCCCGATGTAGGAGCGGGCTTGCCCGCGATGCAGGCAACACGGTCTTGATGCTTTCACCGCAGCCCACCGGTCACGCTGCTGGAATAAATTCCGGCAGCGTCGGTAGCCAACACGACTCCGTTCGCCGGTGTCACCAGTAGCCTATTTGCCGATCTTAACAACCGAGTCGGATTTAGGCCTTGGTACCGCCAAGGAGCCCGCGAACGGTTTCTTGAATATCTGCCGGAAGAACGACCATCTTGGCATTCGGGCTACCGGCAAGTCGTTCGATTGCGGTTATGTAGCGCTCGCCAAGAAGATACATCGCAGGGCCTGTTTCACTGCCGATTGCGTCCTTGACCATGGTGATCGATTTGGCCGAAGCCTCGGCCAGGTTGATCTGGGCCTGTGCGTCCAGCTTGGCAGACTCTTGCCGAGCCTCGGCTTCAAGGATGGCTGCCTGTTTTGCACCTTCGGCACGAGTCACTTCTGCCTTGCGTTCACGTTCTGCGGCTGCCTGGCGTTCCATTGCGCCCTGCATCGACTCGGACGGCTTGATGTCTTGAATCTCGACCGACCGAACAGTGATCCCCCAGTCTGTGGTCTGTTCCGACATGGCCTCACGCAATTCTGCCTTGATCCGATCGCGACTCGAAAGGGCTTCGTCCAGGTCCATTTTGCCCACGATTGCGCGAAGGGAGGTCATGGTCAGGCTCGAAACCGCGATTTCGTAGTCCTGCACACCGTAAGCCGCTTTCTGCGGATCGATGACTTTGGCGAAGCAGAGCGCATTCGCAAGAATCACGGCGTTGTCCCGGGTGATGATTTCCTGCTGTTGCACATCCAGGATCATGTCCTTGGTCGGCAATCGGTATGCAACAACGTCCATGTAGGGGATTACGATGTTGAGCCCGGGTTTGAGTGTTGTCTTGTAACGGCCAAGGCGCTCAACGATCCACTCCTGTCCTTGGGGAACGATGCGGACACCTTGCCAGATGGTGATGATGACAAACAGGACAAAGACGCTTGCGATAAATAGACCTGACATCTGTTCTTACTTCCTTATAAGTGGCCCGGCTTTGCCGGATCAAGCGTGATCAACACGTACAGTGTTGCCTTCGATGGATACGATGCGTACCCGTTCACCTGAACTGATTTCGGAATTGGAAACACAAACCCATTCCTCACTGCCCAGGATTGGTTTTTGGAATCGCACCCGGCCCTTCTGGAATTTGCCGACAGTGGCCGTCAGTAATCCGACCTCGCCAACGACCTCATCGGCCGTCCACCGATGGTCAGGCGTTCGGCGTTTGAAGACCTTGAACCAGAGAAATGCCATCAGAGAGGACAGCACTGCCCAACCCAGTAGTTGTGCAGTGGTCGAAAGCACCGGCCAGGTCCAGGAGAGCAGGCCAACAAGCACTGCTCCAATACCGAACCAGAGTACGAAAAAGGTTGCTGTGAAAATTTCTGACACGACCAGGGCCAAGCCGAGGGCGAGCCAGATCCACCATTGCATTTCCATTGGTGCTCCATTCATTTTGGGCTCAGGGTTTCGAAGTATCTGT is a window from the Pseudomonas sp. LS1212 genome containing:
- a CDS encoding LysR substrate-binding domain-containing protein, whose protein sequence is MSLPPLAAFRFFNVAAQTQSFVRAAELLHVTHGAVSRQVRLLEEALGVELFERRNRAIFLNHAGRTLYNVTGPMFEQLQSTVYRLQQESREDVLVLSCEPTIAMKWLIPRLPDFHQKHPHLQVQLLAAGGPIDFTRSGADLAIRRDDFHWDESVHSVKICDEWIGPVCTAVARPPADLLDGARLLYSKTRPMAWDNWLRLQNLSARDALKAEYEHFYLCVQAAAAGLGIAMASFLMVQDERESGQLLAPWGFVQDGSGYCLLSPRPFDESPKCITFQQWIARQAMLSIEQLNRQG
- a CDS encoding methyl-accepting chemotaxis protein, yielding MSKSLRFQILALLGGSLALILVIALACFHFLSNSVQAYRGLVEGPLQASQLIDQANLQFKVQVQEWKNVLLRGKNPADRDKYWNQFEDQEQRVQDALGQLSALTGIESQVKEKIDRLRDQHRNLGVAYRKGLDAFNASGGDPVTGDKAVQGVDRAASEQMNELVTGLRKQSESQSALIDNAAKQTILLGALVILASALLVGALALWRVNRNIVGPIRLLIDYVAQMSEGHFRDRVSVDRQDELGRLATAANTLRDFLSETFTRLKSSTTHLDTAGSELKAIAALMAQGTREQFDRTDQVATAMTEMSATALEVARHAVQAAEAADEADRSSQEGGKVMSATIHSITAMRDEIRNTAEVIRRLESDSGRIGKVLEVIRGIAEQTNLLALNAAIEAARAGDAGRGFAVVADEVRTLAQRTAASTAEIHQIINSVQTGAVDAANAIESGQSRSQQSVDQVTQAGQSLERITAAVEAIRDMNRQIATAAEEQTSVAEDISRNLTEITAIATTNEGNVQRTQVASEDLHQLSVGLNGVISHMSA
- a CDS encoding immunity protein, encoding MNTIEQIVRNEPIADVVSVFGVGLAYPSLDRMFGKYRFEVIANGELLKTYAKLFEEGVLANGDGPIAIKGPNWKEPKFVTEKRYV
- a CDS encoding LysE family translocator, translated to MNELLAVAAVTILAVISPGPDFAMVTRNSYAYGRRSGLMAALGIACGVQVHVFYTVLGIAVVITHSPPLFMAMKFLGAGYLIYLGIKSLINTTTLTLGSANGHVPTLWKAFSTGFLTNALNPKTMLFLVATYTQVVQAGSSMAANFSYGLFMSFFHWVWFSFVAVFFSAEILHRRMLEKQGVVDKVIGTALIGLGTCLVLPGFGH
- a CDS encoding bacteriocin immunity protein; protein product: MAIKNFSEYTEKEFLLLVKKICNSEFTTEDEQIQAVLDFEQLTEHPDGSDLIYYAPSEQEATPEVILAKIKEWRAANGKPGFKPIQPE
- a CDS encoding S-type pyocin domain-containing protein — its product is MCGRKVHEIPAIHIGAQPPPGIDPIGGGFSQTSKIFQNNSHFGFQPAVGMVLHKLRNTVKALAEEYKALSNQLPQTIEYELAATRLEGQTNPLPPAESIIRELGVRNKLLLRKTAEFHNKTAIANGFYGSDPINTPLQMFYKKALTMEKRVGPDGIAMRAWQKSYRAAHDARLLSQTIQLLNQQSVNVQNRLRVVQAEDQARLAVEREAQRAAAEQARIAAEAEVKRLAAEKARIAAEAEAQRLAAEKARIAAEAEAQRLAAEQARIAAEAEAQRLAAEQALIAAEAEAQRLAAEQARVAAEAEAQRLAAEQARVAAEAEAQRLAAEQARVAAEAETQRVAAAEQARLEALAEDQARPQPRTFANSGSMAAVGPVFTATTGSVITNTATSLALRNALRAAVSAAIGALVTAATPVIVGFAALLAPSRLGNSDLYSVSVPLSELAPDLTEDLHGLAAVQGEVNLRVSLGSRRIGNQTQIVVATTDGVSVPSTVPVRLAQFDPQKKVYVSTSTGPQSVTTTWTPVVESPPRSTESPAAETDLPVYEGATATPDEGRIDTFPQLDQFSFGGFITVFPAESGIPPLYVVFNSPYDGATATGEHSGRDFNPDQAGGPIVELDWKTAMITQEGIDAVKLHTARLDQSDANDIMIERLEKILKGDLDITDTDRRYYTHEIRELERFRGMGLSDDFKPQNGSSAWNNAHTATLEDYKLNGDEMLLYSNEAIQAGDKQINRIYEQLLKGVFE
- a CDS encoding SPFH domain-containing protein; translation: MSGLFIASVFVLFVIITIWQGVRIVPQGQEWIVERLGRYKTTLKPGLNIVIPYMDVVAYRLPTKDMILDVQQQEIITRDNAVILANALCFAKVIDPQKAAYGVQDYEIAVSSLTMTSLRAIVGKMDLDEALSSRDRIKAELREAMSEQTTDWGITVRSVEIQDIKPSESMQGAMERQAAAERERKAEVTRAEGAKQAAILEAEARQESAKLDAQAQINLAEASAKSITMVKDAIGSETGPAMYLLGERYITAIERLAGSPNAKMVVLPADIQETVRGLLGGTKA
- a CDS encoding NfeD family protein gives rise to the protein MEMQWWIWLALGLALVVSEIFTATFFVLWFGIGAVLVGLLSWTWPVLSTTAQLLGWAVLSSLMAFLWFKVFKRRTPDHRWTADEVVGEVGLLTATVGKFQKGRVRFQKPILGSEEWVCVSNSEISSGERVRIVSIEGNTVRVDHA